The following are encoded in a window of Vibrio azureus genomic DNA:
- a CDS encoding tetratricopeptide repeat protein, with translation MRILILLLAVLSMTGCEDPNERNLRKQANEYLTFAEKGDAEAQYNLGSMYADGEGVPKDEKIALSWLTKAAKQGHLGAQNSLGTMYVEGKGAAKDAIQAATWFRKAAEKGYLYAQKNLGYLYQDGIGVPQDDQQAAYWYRKAAGQGDEDARSWLESMCKEGKGCVRPSKR, from the coding sequence ATGCGAATTTTAATTTTACTATTAGCTGTACTGAGCATGACTGGATGCGAAGACCCAAATGAAAGGAACCTTAGAAAGCAAGCGAATGAGTATTTGACCTTTGCAGAAAAAGGGGACGCTGAAGCTCAATATAACCTAGGTAGCATGTACGCAGATGGCGAAGGCGTACCTAAAGACGAAAAGATAGCTTTGTCTTGGTTAACAAAGGCTGCCAAACAAGGGCATCTAGGTGCTCAAAACAGCCTAGGAACGATGTATGTAGAAGGGAAAGGGGCTGCTAAAGATGCAATACAAGCAGCAACTTGGTTCAGAAAAGCGGCTGAGAAGGGATACCTATATGCTCAAAAAAATCTAGGTTATTTGTACCAAGATGGTATTGGCGTACCTCAAGATGATCAACAAGCAGCTTATTGGTATAGAAAGGCTGCTGGGCAAGGAGATGAGGACGCTCGAAGCTGGCTTGAGAGTATGTGTAAAGAGGGCAAAGGGTGTGTCAGACCTTCGAAACGATGA